Proteins from a single region of Gossypium arboreum isolate Shixiya-1 chromosome 1, ASM2569848v2, whole genome shotgun sequence:
- the LOC108482431 gene encoding uncharacterized protein LOC108482431 encodes MQDPIGIPACFSSGEKPTDHDPAVTRWGQSVFMSVYRTKMADHCRLITVTWCKNLLLHGLSISVEGPEGESQYTCKIELKPWYFWRKQGSKRFTVDDGKPFDIFWDLKSAKFNGETEPGSDYYVAVVSEEEIVLLLGDLKQDAYRKTGCRPASFNPIFVSRKEHIFGKKKFSSRAKFHEKGRFHEISIECKNGVDDEPEMEMRIDGHVVLHVKHLQWKFRGNESIYVNKTRVELYWNVHDWLFSPGLRHALFIFKPISSSSSSSSSSSSETVSSAPSEGFNHSGSSEYCLFVYAWKVE; translated from the coding sequence ATGCAAGACCCAATCGGGATTCCCGCTTGTTTTTCATCAGGTGAGAAGCCAACCGACCATGATCCGGCGGTAACCAGGTGGGGTCAGAGTGTTTTCATGTCAGTTTACCGTACAAAAATGGCGGATCACTGTCGTTTGATCACCGTCACTTGGTGCAAGAATCTGTTGCTTCATGGTCTTTCCATATCAGTGGAAGGTCCAGAGGGGGAGTCTCAGTATACCTGCAAAATCGAGCTTAAACCATGGTATTTTTGGAGGAAACAAGGCTCCAAACGCTTCACGGTCGATGATGGTAAACCCTTTGATATCTTCTGGGACTTGAAATCTGCTAAATTCAACGGCGAAACCGAGCCTGGATCTGATTACTACGTTGCTGTTGTTAGCGAGGAAGAGATTGTTTTACTCCTTGGGGATCTAAAGCAAGATGCTTATAGGAAAACCGGATGCAGGCCTGCAAGTTTTAACCCCATTTTTGTCTCGAGAAAAGAGCATATATTTGGGAAAAAGAAGTTCAGTTCAAGAGCTAAATTTCATGAAAAAGGTAGGTTTCATGAGATCTCAATCGAATGCAAGAATGGGGTTGATGATGAACCTGAAATGGAGATGAGAATTGATGGACATGTAGTCCTACATGTCAAGCATCTCCAATGGAAATTTAGAGGCAATGAATCCATTTATGTCAACAAAACAAGAGTTGAACTTTATTGGAATGTTCATGATTGGCTTTTTAGCCCTGGTTTAAGGCATGCTTTGTTTATATTCAAgcctatttcttcttcttcttcttcttcttcttcttcttcctctgaAACAGTGAGCAGTGCTCCATCAGAAGGGTTTAATCACAGTGGATCGTCTGAATATTGCTTGTTTGTGTATGCGTGGAAAGTTGAATGA